In Thiohalobacter sp., one DNA window encodes the following:
- a CDS encoding PfkB family carbohydrate kinase: MSRIIAVGIATLDIISEVAACPPEDAEVRALSMRRVRGGNATNTLVVLSLLGHACDWAGVLVDTPDAAPVRDDLARHGIGTRFCRVLEQGSMPTSCVLLSAATGSRTIVHYRDLPEFSAADFAQVDLGDCDWLHFEGRAVEETEQMLVRAAAIRPGLPRSVEIEKPRPGIERLFDGADLLLFSRHYARSRGFEAPRPFLEAMAREAPRADRVCAWGEAGAAVLTHDGHWHEVAARPPERVVDTLGAGDTFNAGVIDGRLRGRDWPQALEAAVTLAGRKCGRLGFDAGLVA; encoded by the coding sequence ATGAGCCGGATCATCGCAGTGGGCATCGCCACCCTGGACATCATCAGCGAGGTCGCCGCCTGTCCGCCCGAGGATGCGGAGGTGCGGGCCCTGTCCATGCGCCGTGTGCGCGGCGGCAACGCGACCAACACCCTGGTGGTGCTCTCCCTCCTCGGTCATGCCTGCGACTGGGCAGGCGTGCTGGTGGACACGCCCGACGCGGCGCCCGTTCGCGACGATCTGGCCCGCCATGGCATCGGCACCCGTTTCTGCCGGGTTCTCGAGCAGGGCAGCATGCCCACCTCCTGTGTCCTCCTCAGCGCGGCCACCGGTTCGCGCACCATCGTCCATTACCGGGACCTGCCCGAGTTCTCCGCCGCCGACTTTGCCCAGGTCGATCTCGGCGACTGCGACTGGCTGCACTTCGAGGGCCGGGCGGTCGAGGAAACCGAACAGATGCTGGTGCGGGCCGCGGCGATCCGGCCCGGGCTGCCGCGGTCGGTGGAGATCGAGAAGCCGCGTCCCGGCATCGAGCGACTGTTTGATGGCGCCGACCTGCTGCTGTTTTCCCGCCACTATGCCCGCAGCCGGGGCTTCGAGGCGCCGCGGCCCTTCCTGGAGGCCATGGCCCGCGAGGCGCCCCGCGCGGACCGGGTCTGTGCCTGGGGCGAGGCCGGTGCCGCCGTGCTCACCCACGACGGCCACTGGCATGAAGTGGCGGCGCGGCCACCGGAAAGGGTGGTGGATACCCTGGGCGCAGGGGATACCTTCAACGCCGGCGTCATCGACGGCCGCCTGCGCGGCCGCGACTGGCCGCAGGCGCTCGAGGCGGCGGTGACGCTGGCCGGCCGCAAGTGCGGTCGTCTCGGCTTCGATGCGGGGTTGGTGGCATGA
- a CDS encoding SUMF1/EgtB/PvdO family nonheme iron enzyme — RNEALGRRLEALEADKGKVETALADARGDLEATRERFETRVAKLEQALAGEREARAAEAERFAAVEREHAETVAALEAARQETASLGEARETLAHQLEEARTALEQSGQAMQAREAALTTELNEVRAQLVEARDALSKGEDSSGALRAQFEQESERLQGRIAELEAAMETARAELAEKAGAVDALGRERDTLQARTDELEQRLQTLEGEAAEVLKARESLEAELAQARAEAAEAGPLRARIGELESALAAAEARIAEANAGAGAAEEVIAERDRLAAELDAVREAALARERALEAELAQLREATTADLEAMQDRVAELERALAEGGGDAEETERLRLLLNEARDEAAAYRAELERLQQQAQAPAADNDGSDLIRLQAELELIRERVNEAVQGRDAALDEAAQLREQLAARQAAPAPVAMPAEEVPAAPGRGGLVFGLLGGLLLGAAVAGGFLWYQQQQAVPVAPSPAPSAAESPAVAETKPAATPKAAPAKPKRATVRPSLPPLEAPKPGRSFRDRASSDPALPMPEMIEIRGGEFEMGSGSNSLEFDERPRHKVKVPDFAMGRYEVTFEEYDAFARATGRKLPADEGWGRGQRPVINVTWDDAVAYTRWLSEQTGHVYRLPTEAEWEYAAGRGARTLYWWGNSLGENRANCFNCGSVWDASKTAPVGSFDANDFGLHDVSGNVSEWIQDCYHPSYEGAPDDGSAWLEAGCSRRVVRGGGFNSPANTLRLTKRGQQHAGTRLSDLGFRVVRER; from the coding sequence AGCGGGAACACGCGGAAACGGTTGCGGCGCTGGAGGCGGCACGTCAGGAGACGGCCAGTCTTGGCGAGGCGCGCGAAACCCTGGCGCATCAGCTGGAGGAGGCCCGTACCGCACTCGAGCAGTCCGGTCAGGCCATGCAGGCGCGCGAGGCCGCGCTGACGACGGAACTCAACGAGGTCCGGGCCCAGCTCGTCGAGGCGCGGGATGCGCTGTCCAAGGGCGAAGACAGCAGTGGGGCACTGCGCGCCCAGTTCGAGCAGGAGAGCGAGCGGCTGCAGGGGCGCATCGCCGAACTCGAGGCCGCGATGGAAACCGCCCGCGCCGAGCTGGCGGAGAAGGCCGGTGCGGTGGATGCGCTGGGTCGCGAGCGCGACACGCTGCAGGCCCGGACCGACGAGCTGGAACAGCGTCTGCAGACACTGGAGGGTGAGGCGGCCGAAGTGCTCAAGGCACGCGAGTCGCTCGAAGCGGAACTGGCGCAGGCCCGTGCCGAGGCCGCCGAGGCGGGGCCGCTGCGCGCCCGCATCGGTGAACTGGAATCGGCGCTGGCGGCCGCGGAGGCCCGGATTGCCGAGGCGAACGCGGGCGCCGGGGCGGCAGAGGAAGTCATCGCCGAGCGGGACCGGCTCGCCGCCGAGCTGGATGCCGTGCGCGAGGCGGCGTTGGCCCGCGAACGGGCCCTGGAGGCCGAGCTGGCCCAGTTGCGTGAGGCGACGACGGCGGATCTCGAGGCCATGCAGGATCGGGTGGCGGAACTGGAACGGGCGCTGGCCGAGGGCGGGGGCGATGCCGAGGAGACCGAACGTCTGCGTCTGCTGCTCAACGAGGCCCGCGACGAGGCGGCCGCTTACCGCGCCGAACTGGAACGGCTGCAGCAGCAGGCGCAGGCACCCGCCGCGGACAACGACGGCAGCGACCTGATCCGCCTGCAGGCGGAGCTGGAACTGATCCGCGAGCGGGTGAACGAGGCCGTGCAGGGACGCGACGCCGCCCTCGACGAGGCCGCGCAGCTGCGCGAGCAGCTTGCCGCCCGGCAGGCCGCGCCCGCGCCGGTCGCGATGCCGGCCGAGGAAGTGCCGGCTGCGCCAGGCCGGGGCGGGCTGGTGTTCGGACTGCTGGGCGGACTCCTGCTGGGCGCGGCCGTTGCCGGCGGTTTCCTCTGGTATCAACAGCAGCAGGCGGTACCGGTCGCCCCGTCGCCGGCACCGTCGGCCGCGGAGTCGCCCGCGGTTGCGGAGACGAAGCCGGCCGCGACGCCGAAGGCTGCGCCCGCGAAACCGAAGCGGGCCACCGTCCGGCCCAGCCTGCCGCCGCTGGAGGCGCCGAAGCCGGGTCGCAGCTTCCGCGACCGGGCCAGCAGTGATCCCGCCCTGCCCATGCCGGAGATGATCGAGATCAGGGGCGGCGAGTTCGAGATGGGCAGCGGCAGCAACTCGCTCGAGTTCGACGAGCGGCCGCGCCACAAGGTGAAGGTGCCGGATTTCGCCATGGGCCGCTACGAGGTCACCTTCGAGGAGTACGATGCCTTTGCCAGGGCCACCGGCCGCAAGCTGCCTGCCGACGAGGGCTGGGGTCGCGGCCAGCGCCCCGTGATCAATGTCACCTGGGACGATGCCGTCGCCTATACCCGCTGGTTGTCGGAACAGACTGGCCACGTCTATCGGCTGCCGACCGAGGCGGAATGGGAGTACGCCGCCGGCCGCGGCGCGCGCACCCTCTACTGGTGGGGCAACTCGCTGGGCGAGAACCGCGCCAACTGCTTCAACTGCGGCAGTGTCTGGGATGCCTCGAAGACCGCGCCGGTGGGCAGTTTCGACGCCAATGACTTCGGGTTGCATGACGTCTCGGGCAATGTCAGCGAGTGGATACAGGACTGCTATCATCCGAGCTACGAGGGGGCGCCCGACGACGGCAGCGCCTGGCTGGAGGCTGGTTGCAGCCGCCGGGTGGTGCGCGGCGGCGGTTTCAACAGCCCCGCCAATACCCTGCGTCTCACCAAGCGCGGTCAGCAGCATGCCGGCACGCGCCTGAGCGACCTGGGTTTCCGGGTGGTGCGCGAACGCTGA
- a CDS encoding Rieske (2Fe-2S) protein produces MTAAAGPVLCRFEDLADPDARAFTIERDGRPLDIILVRSGDRVSAYVNRCPHAGSPLDWVPGQFLNLDRTHLQCATHDALFTLESGECVAGPCVGDALEAVPVVVDGGAVRLQDPAS; encoded by the coding sequence ATGACTGCGGCCGCCGGTCCGGTGCTGTGCCGGTTCGAGGATCTGGCCGACCCCGACGCCCGCGCCTTCACTATCGAGCGCGACGGGCGGCCACTGGACATCATCCTGGTGCGCAGCGGCGACCGGGTGTCCGCCTACGTCAATCGCTGTCCGCATGCCGGCAGTCCGCTGGACTGGGTGCCGGGGCAGTTCCTCAACCTGGATCGAACCCATCTCCAGTGCGCGACCCATGATGCCCTGTTCACGCTGGAATCAGGCGAATGCGTGGCCGGCCCCTGTGTCGGCGATGCTCTGGAAGCGGTGCCGGTGGTCGTCGACGGCGGGGCGGTGCGGCTGCAGGACCCGGCGTCGTGA